One Pseudomonas brassicacearum genomic region harbors:
- a CDS encoding MFS transporter, with protein sequence MDNSNALPLGSAAAPARERTTASRIKSIFSGSVGNMVEWYDWYVYAAFSLYFAKVFFPKGDTTAQLLNTAAIFAVGFLMRPIGGWLMGLYADRAGRKRALMASVYLMCFGSLIIALSPSYETIGVGAPILLVFARLLQGLSVGGEYGTSATYLSEMATKERRGFFSSFQYVTLISGQLIALGVLIVLQQFLTTEQLYAWGWRIPFAIGALCAVVALYLRRGMEETESFTKKEKSKESAMRTLLRHPKELMTVVGLTMGGTLAFYTYTTYMQKYLVNTVGMSISDSTTISAATLFLFMCLQPVIGGLSDKIGRRPILIAFGILGTLFTVPILTTLHTIQTWWGAFFLIMAALIIVSGYTSINAVVKAELFPTEIRALGVGLPYALTVSIFGGTAEYIALWFKSIGMETGYYWYVTACIAVSLLVYVTMKDTRKHSRIETD encoded by the coding sequence ATGGATAACTCCAACGCCCTGCCCCTTGGGTCGGCTGCCGCGCCCGCCCGTGAAAGAACCACCGCCAGCCGGATCAAATCGATTTTCAGCGGTTCGGTCGGCAACATGGTCGAGTGGTATGACTGGTACGTCTACGCCGCATTCTCGTTGTACTTCGCCAAAGTCTTCTTCCCCAAGGGCGACACCACCGCCCAGTTGCTCAACACCGCCGCGATTTTCGCCGTGGGTTTCCTGATGCGCCCGATTGGCGGGTGGTTGATGGGCCTGTACGCCGACCGCGCCGGTCGTAAACGGGCGTTGATGGCCTCGGTGTACCTGATGTGCTTCGGCTCGCTGATCATCGCCCTGAGCCCCAGCTACGAAACCATCGGCGTCGGCGCGCCGATCCTGCTGGTGTTTGCCCGTTTGCTCCAAGGCCTGTCGGTGGGTGGCGAGTACGGCACCTCGGCGACCTACCTCAGCGAAATGGCGACCAAGGAACGTCGCGGCTTCTTCTCCAGCTTCCAGTACGTGACGCTGATTTCCGGCCAGCTCATCGCCCTCGGCGTGCTGATCGTGTTGCAACAGTTCCTCACCACCGAGCAGCTGTATGCCTGGGGCTGGCGCATTCCGTTCGCCATCGGCGCCCTGTGCGCGGTCGTGGCGCTGTACCTGCGGCGCGGCATGGAAGAAACCGAGTCGTTCACCAAGAAAGAAAAATCCAAGGAAAGCGCCATGCGCACCTTGCTGCGTCACCCCAAGGAACTGATGACCGTGGTCGGCCTGACCATGGGCGGAACCCTGGCGTTCTATACCTACACTACCTACATGCAGAAATACCTGGTGAACACCGTCGGCATGAGCATCTCCGACTCCACCACCATTTCCGCCGCCACCCTGTTCCTGTTCATGTGCCTGCAACCGGTGATCGGCGGGCTGTCGGACAAGATCGGACGCCGGCCGATCCTGATCGCCTTCGGCATCCTCGGCACGCTGTTCACCGTGCCGATCCTCACCACCCTGCACACCATCCAGACCTGGTGGGGCGCGTTCTTCCTGATCATGGCCGCACTGATCATCGTCAGCGGCTACACCTCGATCAACGCCGTGGTGAAAGCCGAGCTGTTCCCCACCGAAATCCGCGCCCTGGGCGTCGGCCTGCCGTACGCCTTGACCGTGTCGATCTTCGGCGGTACCGCTGAGTACATCGCCCTGTGGTTCAAGAGCATCGGCATGGAAACCGGCTACTACTGGTACGTCACGGCGTGTATCGCTGTGTCGCTGCTGGTCTACGTGACAATGAAAGACACCCGCAAGCATTCGCGGATCGAGACCGACTGA